The Pseudomonas sp. MPC6 nucleotide sequence TGACGTCGTCATCGGTCTTCCAGAAAGGGTAGAAATTGAACCATTGTTGGGGCGCTTGCAGGCAATAGTGACCCAGGCGTTCGGCGTAGCGGGTCGCCCACTGATGAATGACCTGCTCGCGGTCGCTGCGCTTCCACACCACGGCTTCGGTGAACGGTTCGAGGGTCACCCGATATTGGCCCGTCGGCTTTTTCAGGCACATCAACAGATTGATCGGGCATTTGAGCAAACCGGCCAGCAACCACGGGCCCTGAGGGAACGCGGCTTGTTGACCGAGAAAATCCACGGTCACGCTGCGCCCGCCGTGCAGCGGCACGCGGTCTCCGGCGATCGCCAGCCACTCGCCGCGCTCCAGGCGTTCATGCAGTTGCAACATGATGACCGGGTCGAGTTCACTGACCTGGATCAGCCGCAGGTTGGTCGCACCCGCTTCACCCAGCAGGCGATTGAATTGCTCGGCGTGCTTGGTGTGCACCAGTACGTTCATGGTGACCTTCTCGCCGATCTCCGCCAGTGCGCGGCAGACCTCGAGGTTGCCCAGGTGCGCACCCACCAGCATCTGCCCGCGTGTGCCGCGCAATTGATTGCGCAGCAGCGCCGGGTCGATGATTTCGATCTGCTCGATGCTCAGCTTGCCATTCCACACATCGAGTTTGTCGAGCATGGAATCGGCGAACGCCATGAACTGGCCGAACACTCGCCAATGGGTCGGGCGCAATTCGCTGCGACCGCTCCAGTCGGCGAGCCGTTGCTGGTATTGCCAGGCACTGTGGCGGGCGCTGCGACCGAACACAAAAAAGTACAGGACAATGCCGTACAGCAGCGGGCTCAGCAGTCGGCGGCCAAGCACCCTGGCGCCGAACGCCGTGAGCTTCATCAACCAGAAACTGCCGCGTTCCTGGCGGTCGGCCCAGTGTTGTCGGTCTGCGCTCATGCTCGCCACCGCCGCCAGAGGATCACCGGGGCCCGCCATAACATGCCGAAGAACAGGCGGGTGTGCATGCTCGTGATCAGCACGTTGTCGCGGAACATGCGGAAATGCGAGACGCCGTCCAGCGGGTAGTGAACCCGGGTTTGCAGCCACTGCATCGGCTGGTTGCGCCAGGCCAGGCGCACCAGGATGTCCGAGTCGAAGTCCATGCGCTTGCCAATTTTGGCGGAGTCGATCAGTGCCAGGGTCGGCGCCAACGGATAGAGGCGAAAACCGCACATGGAATCGCGGATCTGCAACGACAAGGTGTTGATCCAGACCATGACGTGAGTCAGGTAGCGGGCGTACAAACGACCTTTGGGCACGCTGGCATCGTACTTTGGATAACCGCAGATCACCGCCTCGGGGTGCTGGCGCGATTGTTCGATGAAGGTTGCGACGTCCTGCAGGTCGTGCTGGCCGTCGGCATCGACCTGCAAGGCATGGCTGAAACCCAGCCGCGCCGCTTCGCGCAAGCCGGTCATGACGGCGGCGCCCTTGCCCTGGTTGGAGGCCAGGCGGATCAGGAACACGTTGTCGCGCCGGGCCAGTCGATCCAATACCGCGGCGCAGGCCTTATCGCTGGCGTCGTCCACCAGCAGGCACGGCAAGCCGCTGGCGAGCACGGCATCGACCACCGTGGTGATGGCGGTTTCGTGGTTGTAGACCGGGATGACGGCGCAGGGGTTATGCATCCGCTGAGGCCTCCAGCAATATCCGCCCACTGGAACAGGTCGCGGTCTCATTGCGATAGGCGAAATACAGCTTGCCACGTGCCGGGTCAAAGCGCAGGTGCAGTTGGATTTCATCCCCCGGGCGCACCAATTGCTGGAATTTCAGCACTTCCATGCCGGCGAATTTTGCCGGCAGGTCCATCAATCGCTGACCCAGCATCAGCGCCCATTCCACCTGCACCACGCCGGGCAATACCGGGGCCTGGGGGAAATGACCACTGAAGTAGGCGAGGTCCGGTGGCACCGCCAGTTGCAGGCTCCATTCGCCATCGACTTCGAGCTGCTCCAGCACCTCTGGCGCCTTTGGACGCGGCGCCAGCAGCAGGGCT carries:
- a CDS encoding glycosyl transferase — protein: MSADRQHWADRQERGSFWLMKLTAFGARVLGRRLLSPLLYGIVLYFFVFGRSARHSAWQYQQRLADWSGRSELRPTHWRVFGQFMAFADSMLDKLDVWNGKLSIEQIEIIDPALLRNQLRGTRGQMLVGAHLGNLEVCRALAEIGEKVTMNVLVHTKHAEQFNRLLGEAGATNLRLIQVSELDPVIMLQLHERLERGEWLAIAGDRVPLHGGRSVTVDFLGQQAAFPQGPWLLAGLLKCPINLLMCLKKPTGQYRVTLEPFTEAVVWKRSDREQVIHQWATRYAERLGHYCLQAPQQWFNFYPFWKTDDDVNA
- a CDS encoding glycosyltransferase family 2 protein; the encoded protein is MHNPCAVIPVYNHETAITTVVDAVLASGLPCLLVDDASDKACAAVLDRLARRDNVFLIRLASNQGKGAAVMTGLREAARLGFSHALQVDADGQHDLQDVATFIEQSRQHPEAVICGYPKYDASVPKGRLYARYLTHVMVWINTLSLQIRDSMCGFRLYPLAPTLALIDSAKIGKRMDFDSDILVRLAWRNQPMQWLQTRVHYPLDGVSHFRMFRDNVLITSMHTRLFFGMLWRAPVILWRRWRA